A DNA window from Candidatus Niyogibacteria bacterium CG10_big_fil_rev_8_21_14_0_10_46_36 contains the following coding sequences:
- a CDS encoding macrolide ABC transporter ATP-binding protein, with translation MAFIELKNIAKEYSDGTRALRGVSFDVDEGEFVGIMGPSGSGKSTLLHILGFLDTQSKGTYTFERKTFDDYGPEGIARLRNEKMGFVFQMFNLLSRASVLENVKLPLTYSSVPSSEWDKRALEAIESVGLAHRVEHEPSELSGGEKQRVAIARALVNNPEIIFADEPTGNLDSKSGKAVMEILQELNEKRGHTVFLITHETYTAEHAKRIITIRDGEIASDFEVKKRRWARDHFAK, from the coding sequence ATGGCTTTTATTGAGCTTAAAAATATAGCAAAAGAATATTCGGACGGAACCCGGGCTTTGCGCGGGGTTTCTTTTGATGTGGATGAAGGCGAATTTGTGGGGATTATGGGGCCTTCCGGATCGGGGAAATCTACGCTTTTACACATCCTCGGATTTTTGGATACGCAATCAAAAGGGACTTACACATTTGAACGCAAGACGTTTGATGATTACGGCCCGGAGGGCATTGCGCGGCTGCGTAATGAAAAAATGGGATTCGTGTTCCAGATGTTTAATTTGCTTTCCCGCGCGAGCGTATTGGAGAACGTAAAACTTCCCCTCACATATTCTTCGGTGCCGTCATCAGAGTGGGACAAGCGGGCGCTTGAAGCGATTGAATCAGTAGGGCTCGCGCATCGCGTGGAACATGAGCCATCAGAACTTTCTGGGGGGGAAAAACAACGCGTTGCTATAGCCCGCGCGCTGGTTAATAATCCCGAGATTATTTTTGCCGATGAACCGACTGGTAACCTGGATTCGAAATCAGGGAAGGCGGTCATGGAGATTTTGCAGGAGCTGAATGAAAAAAGGGGCCATACGGTATTTTTAATAACGCACGAAACATATACCGCGGAACACGCAAAACGGATCATTACCATTCGCGATGGCGAGATAGCAAGTGACTTTGAAGTGAAAAAACGCAGATGGGCCCGCGATCATTTTGCAAAGTAA